DNA sequence from the Cellulophaga sp. HaHaR_3_176 genome:
AGTTGTATGCTTCTGATGGGTATAATACTAGCTTCAAAGAGAGGTTTTGGGCACTTCGTTTTTCCAGTTTTTATTATAAAAATAATGGCTATGTAGATAGTTTGTCAATTGCATTTAAGAAGAACGATAGTTTATTTGTTAAGGTTTTGAAGAGAATTGACAAAGATTCTGTACGCTCTCCGTTTATTGATAAAAATAAGGATGATGATGAATCTGTAGCTAAGTTAAATTCTTTAGAAAAAAAAGAACAAAGAAAAAAAGCTAAAGCTTTGAAAAAGTATAATAATAATCATGGTTATATAAAATCTAAAAATTTATATACACGTAATTTCAATTTCATAGGTAATGATAGTACTATAGCATACTTGAAAATTAGAAATTTTAATAATGGAGTTTATGATGATTTTTATGAAGAAGTTTTTGAAAAGATTAAAGAAAAAAAATCTAATGTATTAGTTTTAGATTTAAGAGATAATACAGGTGGTAGGGTAAATGAAATTTTAGAGTTGTATTCATACCTTCAAGATGAGCCTTTCCAATTTGTGAAAAAAGCAGAGGTAAAAACAAGAATCCCGTTTTTAAAATCTTTTATATCTAAAGATAAATCTTTGGGGCTAAATGTTATAGGTGTTTTATCATCACCAATAGCAATACCTGTTGAAGTTTTAAGAACTACTAAAAATAATAATGTAACTTATTATAGGGTTTCTGGTTCGAAAAAAAATAATAAACCAAAACAAAATAATTATAAAGGAAAAATTTATGTACTTATAAACGGGAATTCGTTTTCGGCATCATCTATTTTATCAACGAATTTAAAAACTAAGTCGAATGTTATATTTGTTGGCGAAGAAACAGGAGGTAATTTTAACGGAACAGTAGCAGGAGTGCAAAAGTATGTTGAGTTAGATAATTCTAAAGTGACTTTAAACTTTGGATTAATGCACATACAGTCTCCTTACGAGAGCTCAACAAATGGGCATGGTATATTACCAGATATTAAAATTATACCAAATAAGGCAGATCGTTTAAACCATATTGATCCAGAATTAGATTGGATTTTAAGAAAAGAGAATAAATGATGTTATGTGTAATTTTTTGAGTACAAATAATTTTAATATTTTTTAAAGGTTTACGTTATTTGTAAGAATTTTTTTGTTAAATTTAATTTTATTAAAGCTATTAAAATACATAACATCAATATTTTCATTATATATTACTTTGATTATTTTTTTCATACGAAAAGTATAAGGTTAAAATATTGTTATTTTCATTGTTTATAGCAAGAAATCTTAAGATATAAAGTAGTTTTGTTCATAAGATTTAACAGTTTGTTGTCTATTTATTTGCTTAAATAGAACATCTAAAATATGTTTGACCTCTTAAATTAGTGTCATTTTTCTAAAAGTTAGTATGTGATGCTGTTTTTGTATGTAAAATATTGATTTTCAGTATTTTATATTAATTTAATTATTTTTAATCAACATTAATTCAATTTTATAGATATTGGATTAAGCAGTAAATGAATTTATTATGGATGTAATGGATAGAGCATTAGAGTTTGAGGGCCGAAAAATGTCCGGTATGACGACTAGTGATAGAGTGTCATCTTCTAGAGAAGTAAAAGCTTTAATTTTAGAGCTAAATGAAATATACAAAGAAAATAAGGACACCGAAATAATGGATGTTATGAAACGCTTAACTGTTATAAAGCGTAAGATAGAAAAACGTTTAAATACGAAACCTACAGTATAGTTTCAAGTTATTTTTTATAAAGCAGTTTTGGCTATGTTGATTACAAATCAACTTAACCAAAACTGCTTTTTTGTGTCTTGTTGTTTAATAGTGTTTTAAGGTGAACTCTGGTGTATTAGGTGTGTTATCGAAAAAAATGCTTTAGAAGCTCTTTTTGTTGTTGTTTTAAGGTGAGGTTGGGGTGTTTTGAGGGTTGTAAAGCTATAAAAATAAAAAACCCTTGAAAATCATAAGATTAACAAGGGTTCTTGTACTCGAGGCGGGACTTGAACCCGCACGGACTAATGTCCATTGGATTTTAAGTCCAACGTGTCTACCAATTCCACCACTCGAGCCTATGTGCCATTAAGGCTAGGAACGTAATAAAAAACACTATAAAATAGTGTAAGTTACAGAGCGAAAAAAGGGATTCGAACCCTCGACCTCCACCTTGGCAAGGTGATGCTCTACCCCTGAGCTACTTTCGCAATTGATGTTTTATTTTTAAAGAACTTGGCGTTCGTTGCGAACGCGGATGCAAATTTAAAACAATTCTCTAAATTCCAAAGGAATTTTTGAGAAAATATTTAAAAAATATTTTCTGAATCAAATTTAAATTTTAAAATACTTTCTTAACTCTTAATAAACAATGGTTTAGGTGTATCATGTAATTGAATTATTTATTATTATTCTTTGTGAGTAGTCGCTTGATTTCATTCAATTTCATTAAAGCTTCTACAGGAGTTAGTGTATTTATGTCTAAATGTGTAATTTCT
Encoded proteins:
- a CDS encoding S41 family peptidase; this encodes MSKIFIAITLLIMIISCTSIKKFNTEITSLHTPEELYVDIDKAYNKLKKLHPRLYQFTSKDELDFKFDSLKLTIIEPISSLEFYKKIAPVISEVRQGHISVSPPAKRYTKRELKELKEKSFEFYKLDFENVNDALLVKANYSSDSTLVGAQVMSVDEEPIESIYKAYNKLYASDGYNTSFKERFWALRFSSFYYKNNGYVDSLSIAFKKNDSLFVKVLKRIDKDSVRSPFIDKNKDDDESVAKLNSLEKKEQRKKAKALKKYNNNHGYIKSKNLYTRNFNFIGNDSTIAYLKIRNFNNGVYDDFYEEVFEKIKEKKSNVLVLDLRDNTGGRVNEILELYSYLQDEPFQFVKKAEVKTRIPFLKSFISKDKSLGLNVIGVLSSPIAIPVEVLRTTKNNNVTYYRVSGSKKNNKPKQNNYKGKIYVLINGNSFSASSILSTNLKTKSNVIFVGEETGGNFNGTVAGVQKYVELDNSKVTLNFGLMHIQSPYESSTNGHGILPDIKIIPNKADRLNHIDPELDWILRKENK